From a single Paraburkholderia youngii genomic region:
- a CDS encoding acetoin dehydrogenase dihydrolipoyllysine-residue acetyltransferase subunit, with protein MPIHMITMPKWGLSMEQGQVNGWLKEVGEKVAKGDEILDVETDKISSGVECAFDGTLRRQIAQQGDTLPIGALLGVVADAETSDADIDAAVEAFQRDFVPATADAADAGPQPEKAQIGGRTVRYLKIGDGGTPAVLIHGFGGDLNNWLFNHADLAAHRAVWALDLPGHGESGKAVDTGSLDELADSVIAFLDDRGIERAHLVGHSMGSAVSMTVAAKAPERVASLALIAGAGLGDEINREYIEGFVAGSSRNTLKPHLVKLFADGSLVTRQLVEDIVKYKRLEGVNDALRKIAASAFEGGVQSRVYRDRLDTLAPRTLVIWGAQDQIIPAAHAQGLPAQVRVHVIDGKGHMVQMEAASDVNRLLNEFFG; from the coding sequence ATGCCGATTCACATGATCACGATGCCCAAGTGGGGGCTGTCGATGGAGCAGGGGCAGGTCAACGGCTGGCTGAAGGAGGTCGGCGAAAAAGTCGCGAAGGGCGACGAGATACTCGACGTCGAGACCGACAAGATATCGTCGGGCGTCGAGTGCGCTTTCGACGGCACATTGCGCCGGCAGATCGCGCAGCAGGGCGACACGCTGCCGATCGGCGCGCTGCTCGGCGTGGTCGCGGACGCCGAGACCTCCGATGCCGACATCGATGCAGCCGTCGAGGCGTTCCAGCGCGACTTCGTGCCGGCCACCGCGGATGCCGCGGACGCGGGGCCGCAGCCGGAAAAAGCGCAGATCGGCGGGCGCACCGTGCGTTACCTGAAGATCGGCGACGGCGGCACGCCCGCTGTGCTGATCCACGGCTTCGGCGGCGATCTGAACAACTGGCTCTTCAACCATGCGGATCTCGCCGCGCACCGCGCGGTGTGGGCGCTGGATTTGCCAGGGCACGGCGAGTCGGGCAAGGCGGTCGACACGGGCAGCCTCGACGAACTGGCGGACAGTGTGATCGCGTTTCTCGATGACCGGGGCATCGAGCGCGCGCATCTGGTCGGCCATTCGATGGGCAGCGCCGTGTCGATGACGGTCGCCGCGAAGGCTCCCGAACGCGTCGCGTCGCTGGCCTTGATCGCGGGCGCGGGGCTCGGCGACGAGATCAACCGCGAGTACATCGAAGGCTTCGTCGCGGGCAGCAGCCGCAACACGCTGAAGCCGCATCTGGTGAAGCTGTTCGCCGACGGGTCGCTGGTCACGCGGCAACTGGTCGAAGACATCGTCAAGTACAAGCGGCTCGAAGGCGTGAACGACGCGTTGCGCAAGATTGCCGCGTCCGCGTTCGAAGGCGGGGTGCAAAGCCGCGTCTATCGCGACCGGCTCGACACGCTCGCGCCGCGCACGCTGGTGATCTGGGGGGCGCAGGACCAGATCATTCCGGCCGCGCACGCACAGGGGCTGCCCGCTCAGGTGCGCGTGCACGTAATCGACGGCAAGGGGCACATGGTGCAGATGGAGGCTGCATCGGACGTGAACCGCCTGCTCAACGAGTTCTTCGGATAA
- the lipA gene encoding lipoyl synthase → MDAASHTDSVTALGQHGKRNRDKLARIPVKIVPADHAAVLPKPPWLHARPMMSETVAGMAAVLREHKLHSVCEEAMCPNIGECFAQRTATFMIMGGICTRRCAFCDVAHGRPQALDEDEPARLADAVAALGLRYAVITSVDRDDLRDGGAAHFARCIALVRERVPGIRVEILTPDFRGRIGRALDALSGAWPDVFNHNIETVPSLYRAARAGADYRGSLELLSRAKRQNAAALTKSGLMVGLGETDSELLATMRDLRDHDVDVLTIGQYLAPSRYHMPVRRYVPPATFDMLRDEGLKMGFVEVVAGPLVRSSYHADRTPQGHAPIP, encoded by the coding sequence ATGGACGCCGCTTCTCATACCGACAGCGTCACGGCGCTTGGCCAGCATGGCAAGCGCAATCGCGACAAGCTCGCCCGCATTCCGGTGAAGATCGTGCCGGCGGACCATGCGGCCGTCTTGCCGAAGCCGCCCTGGCTGCATGCTCGGCCGATGATGAGCGAAACCGTCGCGGGCATGGCGGCGGTTCTGCGCGAGCACAAGTTGCATTCGGTCTGCGAGGAGGCGATGTGTCCGAACATCGGCGAGTGCTTCGCGCAGCGCACCGCGACATTCATGATCATGGGAGGGATCTGCACGCGGCGCTGCGCGTTCTGCGACGTCGCGCATGGCCGGCCGCAAGCGCTCGACGAGGACGAGCCCGCGCGGCTCGCCGACGCCGTCGCGGCGCTGGGGCTGCGCTACGCGGTGATTACATCGGTGGACCGCGACGATCTGCGCGACGGCGGCGCCGCGCACTTCGCGCGCTGTATCGCGCTGGTGCGCGAGCGCGTGCCGGGCATTCGCGTCGAAATCCTGACGCCGGATTTTCGCGGGCGCATCGGGCGCGCGCTCGATGCGCTGTCCGGGGCGTGGCCCGACGTCTTCAACCACAACATCGAGACGGTGCCGTCGCTGTATCGGGCGGCGCGGGCAGGCGCGGACTATCGCGGCTCGCTCGAATTGCTGTCGCGAGCGAAACGCCAGAACGCGGCGGCGTTGACCAAATCCGGCCTGATGGTCGGCCTCGGCGAGACCGACAGCGAACTGCTCGCCACGATGCGCGATCTGCGCGACCACGACGTCGACGTACTGACGATCGGTCAGTATCTCGCGCCGTCGCGGTATCACATGCCGGTGCGGCGATATGTGCCGCCCGCGACTTTCGACATGCTGCGCGATGAAGGTTTGAAGATGGGGTTCGTCGAAGTAGTGGCGGGGCCGCTCGTGCGCTCGTCGTATCACGCGGATCGGACGCCGCAAGGCCACGCCCCAATCCCGTGA